The following nucleotide sequence is from Psychroserpens sp. Hel_I_66.
TAAAGAACAAAAATTCAGTTTCGGTGTCGATGGGTTCTGCCTGCAACTCTAGATTAATAGAACAATCTCACGTTCTTAAAAGTATGGGATTGAGTAAGGAAAAAGCAGATAGTAGCATCAGGATAAGTTTTGGAAGTCCCACAACTCAATCACAATTAGATGTTTTGCTCAATGCTATTAAAAGCGGGAATAATTAGTTTCAAAAGATTCTACTATTGAAGCAGCTAATTTCTTGATTCTCGAATTCCCAGTTCTAGGACTCAACCTTACCCAAGAAATAACATCAAAAGTAGGGTTGAGTTTTCCTCGCAATAATATAAGTTCTTTCTGTACAAGGTATTCTACAGCCTCTCTATAGGATTTTTCTACAGAGGTAAATTCTCTTGATTTTGGTAGTGGAAAAGATAAAAGAAGGATGTCATCAACATCATTGACTTCGTAGCCCTTAGCTTCATTAAATCGCTTTCTGAGAGTCCCTGTTCTGTTAAAATGAGCACCTGCTCTTCCAATTGTTCCTGTATAACTATTGGTCATTCCCACGTACACTATTTTGTGTTTTTTCGAAAGCCAAATATAGATATAGGCTTGGTCGGCACCATTGAATGCGCCGAGGATACTAGTTTCAAGCATACTTCTCGTCGCTATAATTTGGCGGTAAGTCATTTTCTAGTTTTCTGCACATATTAGCTAGAAATTCTGATACTATTCTTCTGGACTCTCGCAAAATAACTTTAAGGTCGTCGTACTCATATTTTCCAATATTTTTATAGGCGTATAATTCGGAATCGGCAAACTGAAGCATCATTAAATCAAAGAGAATCTGTAAATCTCTGTTCTCTGCATTATCCTCATAGATTAATCTTGCAAACCGATGAATTTTATTAATCCTTACACAATTACCTAAATCGGTATCATAGTAAGGTTCCCAAAGCAGATTGTCTTCAACAGATGATACCCTGAATATTTTAGTGAGGTTAGCGTTCTTTTCGCCTTTAATGGCCTCTTCCTTTTCGTCTTCTGTATAGTCATCGTCAACAGTATCGTCCACTTCTTCACCCTTATCCTCTTTCATCATTTTAATTATCCACTTGATTTTTGAGGTCATATCATCGGTTATCGCCTTTAATCGTTCTAAGGCTATTTCCTCATCAGGTAGGTCATCACCTGGCAGAATCTCTATCTGTTCAAATTCATCTAATAGCTTATTTGCGATTTCATTAGGTGCTTTATTTATAATGTCACGACTAATCTTTCCGGCATTTTTCCAAGCTGCTTTGCTTTTGCTTTTGGCTTCTTTGGTAAAATCGCTTATGTTCCTAAATGCTTCTTCAGAAAGAGTCAGCGAAGATTTTTTTACATCAATATTAAAGAAATCGTCTGCCTCGTCATTGATGAGTATTCTTCCCCTAAAGGCATAAAAATCTTGGTCGTATGGGATTATGCCTTGTAGGTTTGAAGCCCAGGATATGAGTCTTTTATTTCTGTAAACATAGAAACCGTAGTTACCAGCCTCAATTAAATATCTTTCGCGAACTTCTTTGTCTCTTGATTCGCCTATATTTTTAATTCTATAGATAGGTGGATAGGGAAGTTGGGTAATTTCAATAGTTACATTTATTTCCAGTTCATCGTCAAGAGTAAGTTCTTTTGGTTTCTCAATCCATCGTACCTCAGTTCCATCCCATTCATTTTCGTTCAAATTTCCATTTTCGTTGGCTTCAGAAATAAACAATGGGTCAATTGCATCAATTTTTTTATCACCAATGGTAATATTCACACCGCTTTCAGAAAGGAAATAGAAATAGATTACACCAACTTTTGTCTTAAGTTCTTTAATGGTGTTTCTGACACTCGGATGGTTGTTTAGTCTAATTTCAGAAATGATAATGATGGTACCCTTACCTTCTTTTAGATAGGTTTCAATCAGTTCAGATTCATTCTCTTCAATTTCAGTCTTTTCAGCAAAATATTCTTTTGCTTCCATTACTTTTGGTAGAGAGACTTCATACTTGTTAAATCCCGTTCCATTTGAAGAAATAACTTTAAGAACATCACCTTGCGAAAAAGAAGCGGATTTTAGGCCTAATCCAAATTTCGATAGCGATTTGTCATCATAATGGTCATCTGTTGAACCGAGTTTTAATGCCTCTTCGATTGCACCTTCGTCCATACCATCACCATCATCTATGATGATATATTCCTTGACATTGTTCCTTTTATAGTCGGAAAAGTCTTCGCGTTCTTTTTTGATTAAGAGGTTTATATTATTTGCATTAGCCCTTACAGAGTTATCTATGATATCGCAAATGGCAGCAGAGGTTGTATAGCCAATTCTGCTCAATCCAAATAGAAGCCTACCGGCATCTATGGATAAATCAATTTTATCACTCATAATATTTATATTTTAAATGAAACAACTGGCACAACCAAGGCCTTCTGCTTCAATAATTTCATCTTTCCAGCTGTTAGTGTTCCTTTTACTTAGCTGTCTTTTCATTCTAGTGAAATGTTCTTTCTTGATTGCTTGAACACGTTCGGGTTTGGATAGTTCCTCTAATGTTTCAGTATCCATCCAGTTGTAACCATCCTTTTCATATTCTTTGGCTTTATCGAATAGGGCAGGGTGGTTTTCAAGTAGCCAGACCCATTCTATTTTCTGCTGGTAAAAACAAAAAAAGCAACCAGACCTGCTACGTGAGTAAGTGCCGGTTTCTAATTTACCGTCAATTTTTACTTGGTATGATTTTTTTATGTAGTATGCAGGTATCCCAACACCACTATCATCGAGTATTTTGAAAATATCATCCAATACTAAAACTTCATCATTCTCTATTAAAGGGAAATCGTCTAAAAGCGCTATGGGATAATCAGTATTTTCTTTTAGATAATGAAAAACAACTCGATTGAATAATTTGATATCGCTGTTTAAAAGGAATTCTAATTTTTGTCCTTGCCGAAAGTTTGGTGAAATAGGCTGGTTGACTCTCTTGAGTATATCTTCTTTTAGATGACTTGGACTAAGATTGTCATAAAGCCTTGCTACTTTTGGAATATTATTATTAGCCAAAACTTCTTTAATAACATCTTCACTCCAGATATTTTTTCTAAATGGAAAAATAGATTGAACGTTGGTTTTTTTGGATATGTAACCCTCTCTGTTTTCATCACCTCGTATCCCTACATATGATATTGTGGGCTCATCACCTATGTATTTCTCAAAGGGTTCCAATTTTAGCTTTTTTGTGCACCACCTTGCAGTTGATGAGGGAAGATATCCGCCGTATTCGGCCAAGAAATGGTCAAATGTAGTTTTGTAAGGGGTCTCTTTTTCTGGTTCAACAGCAAAAATTGTTTTAATGTCCTTGCCCAATTTACTGTTTAGGGCTTCCACAAGCTCATAGGTCTCTTTTAACTCTTTCCCTGTGTCGCAAGAATAATATTCTACATCCAAATCTGGATATAGGTTTTTGAGATAAAGCGCTAAGGCAGCACTATCTTTTCCGCCTGAGATACCAAGTACGTGTTTAACTTTCATCGTGCAAATTTTTTAAATATCTAATAATAGCAGCTGCGCTCAATTTTTCATTTTTGGACAACACCCGGGCCAAATCTTTCTGTAGTTTTGAAACGTACTTTTCGTCTGAAGGACTTAAAACAATATTTTGCTTTACCGTTTTACCAGAAACATCCGTGAATTGGAACTGTAACACTTCATTATCTACATCATCCGCTAAAGAATGTAGCTCTAATAGGTTGTCTAAATTTGAAAAAACCTTTCTTGTGTTATCCATTAATAGCGCTTCGTCCTCATCATTCATTTTTTCAACTGACTTGCCAAGAATCACATCGGCAATCGATTTTAACCAAGAATCACGTTCGTCAAGTTTAGACATTATGCGGTTAAGGAAGACCTTTTCCTTTTGAATCAACAAATGCGGTTTCAAAGACTTATAACGCGCTTGAATTTTGCTTTTGTAGGTAGTGAAATTATTACTATTCAAGTTTAAAGTGTCGCAAATATTCTCTTCAAATCTGTTTAACAACCCTTCGTAGGCAATTCGTATTTCATTAATGGAATCGTTTAAGCGCTCAATAAAACCGTTTAGAATTTCAGCATCATTTTCTTCGAGGTTAATGTTTTTGTAGCCTAATCCTTTTGGTATTTCTGATAGTAGTGCATTCTCTGGGTCTTTAGCGGAAGCAATAGCATCCCTTAAACCTTTAGACGATGGGCTTAATCGATTGGTTTTTTTAACGTATTCGGGAAGTGCATTATAAAATGCTATGAAACTACTGAAAATAGAAATTAGTGAACTTTCTGGTTTATTGCTTGACGCATCAACACCAGTAATTTCTTTATATTTATTGAAAAGGTTCAGCCGGACACCTTCAATTTTATATGATTTCAATTCATAATCAGAAGGTTTTTTGTGTACAAGGTCAAGAACCTCGCTTGTTAGGTAAGGTACGTATCCAGAAGCCTTATGAAAAAGGGCGTAGTCTTGATTTTTGATTATGAGAAATATAGGAATCCAAAAGTCTATAAATCCTTTTTTAAGCTTAAATGGTTTTTTTGATAGTGATTCGTATAGTTCTGACAAGTTCTTTTTAATATGTTTTGAATCCTCTAAGAAATTTTCACAATGTAACCAAAGAGGATTAAATGTAGGATCTGTAGGTTCGGTTAGGATATACGCGTTGTTATGAGCTCTGTGAATTCCGGTCTCTTTTAAAAGCCCTAAATAAATAGACTTCTGTGGTGGAAACTTGCGGTCATCATAATTTAAGTTTTCCTTTTCACTATGCTCAAGCAAATCCTTCAATAAATTTTTTCTTGCGGTTAAAACAGGGGTGCTTAAGTATTCCTTGTTGACCATTTCATTCAAATATCGAGGTGTCGAAGGGTACTCT
It contains:
- a CDS encoding ATP-binding protein, which encodes MSDKIDLSIDAGRLLFGLSRIGYTTSAAICDIIDNSVRANANNINLLIKKEREDFSDYKRNNVKEYIIIDDGDGMDEGAIEEALKLGSTDDHYDDKSLSKFGLGLKSASFSQGDVLKVISSNGTGFNKYEVSLPKVMEAKEYFAEKTEIEENESELIETYLKEGKGTIIIISEIRLNNHPSVRNTIKELKTKVGVIYFYFLSESGVNITIGDKKIDAIDPLFISEANENGNLNENEWDGTEVRWIEKPKELTLDDELEINVTIEITQLPYPPIYRIKNIGESRDKEVRERYLIEAGNYGFYVYRNKRLISWASNLQGIIPYDQDFYAFRGRILINDEADDFFNIDVKKSSLTLSEEAFRNISDFTKEAKSKSKAAWKNAGKISRDIINKAPNEIANKLLDEFEQIEILPGDDLPDEEIALERLKAITDDMTSKIKWIIKMMKEDKGEEVDDTVDDDYTEDEKEEAIKGEKNANLTKIFRVSSVEDNLLWEPYYDTDLGNCVRINKIHRFARLIYEDNAENRDLQILFDLMMLQFADSELYAYKNIGKYEYDDLKVILRESRRIVSEFLANMCRKLENDLPPNYSDEKYA
- a CDS encoding phosphoadenosine phosphosulfate reductase family protein, which produces MKVKHVLGISGGKDSAALALYLKNLYPDLDVEYYSCDTGKELKETYELVEALNSKLGKDIKTIFAVEPEKETPYKTTFDHFLAEYGGYLPSSTARWCTKKLKLEPFEKYIGDEPTISYVGIRGDENREGYISKKTNVQSIFPFRKNIWSEDVIKEVLANNNIPKVARLYDNLSPSHLKEDILKRVNQPISPNFRQGQKLEFLLNSDIKLFNRVVFHYLKENTDYPIALLDDFPLIENDEVLVLDDIFKILDDSGVGIPAYYIKKSYQVKIDGKLETGTYSRSRSGCFFCFYQQKIEWVWLLENHPALFDKAKEYEKDGYNWMDTETLEELSKPERVQAIKKEHFTRMKRQLSKRNTNSWKDEIIEAEGLGCASCFI